The Corallococcus caeni genome includes a region encoding these proteins:
- a CDS encoding NAD(P)/FAD-dependent oxidoreductase, whose protein sequence is MPASRILDDLLPRRSGPLPRVAVIGAGMSGLALARVLTGAGFGVRVLDKGRGPGGRLSTRRSADGGTFDHGAQYFTARDPLFRTLVEAWVAEGVVAEWHGRIGTLTRGAVSPAKESERYVGVPGMNAVAKALADGLDVRFGVRVERVERDGRAWRLTSETGEDLGLADVVVAAVPAPQAVPLLAGAPALAAQAGTARLSPCWAVMARFEETVAVELDGAFVEDSPLSWVARDTSKPGRAQGERWVLHGSAEYSAAHLEETAEEIAPKLVEAFGKALGRDVRAVEAVAHRWRFAMPSPPLETPALFDPALGLGACGDWCAGPRVEGAFLSGVALARRIAER, encoded by the coding sequence ATGCCCGCCTCTCGCATTCTGGATGACCTGCTGCCGCGTCGTTCCGGTCCCCTGCCCCGCGTGGCCGTGATTGGCGCGGGCATGTCGGGGCTGGCGCTCGCGCGGGTGCTGACGGGCGCGGGCTTCGGCGTGCGCGTGCTGGACAAGGGGCGCGGGCCGGGAGGACGGCTGTCCACGCGGAGGAGCGCGGACGGGGGCACGTTCGATCATGGCGCGCAGTACTTCACGGCAAGGGATCCGCTCTTCCGGACGCTGGTGGAGGCGTGGGTGGCGGAGGGCGTCGTGGCGGAGTGGCACGGGCGCATCGGGACGCTGACGCGTGGGGCGGTGAGTCCCGCGAAGGAGTCCGAGCGGTACGTGGGCGTGCCGGGCATGAACGCGGTGGCGAAGGCGCTCGCGGACGGGTTGGACGTGCGCTTCGGGGTGCGGGTGGAGCGGGTGGAGCGCGACGGCCGGGCGTGGCGGCTGACCTCGGAGACGGGCGAGGACCTGGGATTGGCGGACGTGGTGGTGGCCGCGGTGCCCGCGCCGCAGGCGGTGCCATTGCTGGCGGGGGCGCCCGCGCTGGCGGCTCAGGCGGGGACCGCGCGGCTGTCGCCGTGCTGGGCCGTGATGGCGCGGTTCGAGGAGACGGTGGCGGTGGAGCTGGATGGCGCGTTCGTGGAGGACTCGCCGCTGTCGTGGGTGGCGCGCGACACGAGCAAGCCGGGGCGGGCTCAGGGGGAGCGCTGGGTGCTTCACGGGTCGGCGGAGTACAGCGCGGCGCACCTCGAGGAGACGGCGGAGGAGATAGCGCCGAAGCTCGTGGAGGCGTTCGGGAAGGCGCTGGGCAGGGATGTGCGCGCGGTGGAGGCCGTGGCGCACCGGTGGCGCTTCGCGATGCCCTCCCCGCCACTGGAGACGCCCGCGTTGTTCGACCCAGCGCTCGGGCTGGGCGCCTGTGGCGACTGGTGCGCGGGGCCGCGTGTGGAAGGCGCGTTCCTTAGCGGCGTCGCCCTGGCCCGGCGGATCGCCGAACGCTGA
- a CDS encoding tolB protein precursor protein, giving the protein MNPRPHVIAVLLALLLPELALAQVFVVPRRAGKTPVNSYEFEWRHIDILVGPAATGLAKPTDNTAHGQPPGTQGGANPNAPTTSPRTGDPQSPPGGPEVTPSGNVPTQVPGDRMPATDGISLDMGASDAGAPPAVLGLPDGGIPPPGVVALADGGTTGDAGTLAGAANGDGGTVFSGAPLLLGGTDGGFNYTYAKDLGAKTGGVRFYFYERERDVAERAAPIIEEAYRYLVDQFKYVPTETFPYILYSSYAEFLQTNVFAVSEGTLGVTSTEDLKLSLPYLGDHHLFEEISTHEMAHQFTIQKVRTVAEQAKTFGDPLGGYPLWFIEGLAEFYAKRGLDPEAEMMVRDLLVNPDLMKGYAFLDFFSPGPYGYLWIYKVGQARVAFLEDEYGAGITQRLLEEAPRLVGGSRDSPSLKFEELLERLTGDDPKRISARFENWLKRRAFKTYLDSSQTAPALDSLGETPGIVTAMASGPDGNVLALRTIVPETGESRLYLTDPRTPGKTVKVAGDGVPGVESLHPVSGRNFALTKDKIAFVAERTGRDVLYVQDYVHISEKRATDVLVRRSAVRTGIGTEVGLNVQLDTGDRRQYRIDKQGVLAIYSPAFSPDGRYVAFIGINDAGLRDVYLVDLTQGEDAKVRKLTDDVFAERQLTWGPSGIIYTSDATSHRKYNLFRVKPDAPAGQAERLTSEERDEADPLALPDGRLFFVAYNKSSSDLHERLADGRIVRRTDLTTGVFEPGPGPDGGLWMLFHMSGERKPSLLRPPRMLSLESAKEPPADPPSPMALKPLTDALDYKPFTRENIELGPIFGFAGAGGGGFVGQVFASASDRLRDHQMVLTLAVYGSFELTDGLLLYVNDEKRATWGGGLFQSLRFRIDKTFDYLPANQRPFFISSERYFGALGSLRYPLSTFFYLQGDLSIGGTKYFLDDFSEFYLAFPERNEANQDLLSVWRADNQHIRFQTELSGRIGYDSIKYHYATGPLSGSSVLLEATAGVQPFDGQAYGNLRLDAERYFPIYGRTNFFARLGAGTTVGGRYARSYYLSSFDTLRGVNFGDERWLLGQHFVYSTLEAQLPLNDIIRVAFLSDLEAIAAVDMGGVGDGARDLWDHRVLNAVVGFNLSLGPLLLRLHFARPFDINAAAGKPDEGWVTNFSIGVAGLNGFFDTKGDRRPGSSTPGPALMPALGGGYTTPLVH; this is encoded by the coding sequence TTGAACCCCCGTCCGCACGTCATCGCCGTGCTGCTGGCCCTGCTCCTGCCGGAGCTCGCGCTGGCCCAGGTCTTCGTCGTTCCCCGCCGCGCGGGGAAGACGCCCGTGAACAGCTACGAATTCGAGTGGCGGCACATCGACATCCTCGTGGGCCCCGCCGCGACCGGCCTGGCGAAGCCCACCGACAACACCGCGCATGGGCAGCCGCCCGGCACGCAGGGCGGCGCCAATCCGAACGCGCCCACCACGTCGCCGCGGACGGGCGATCCGCAGTCTCCGCCGGGCGGGCCGGAGGTCACGCCTTCGGGCAACGTGCCCACCCAGGTCCCGGGGGATCGGATGCCCGCGACGGACGGCATCTCGCTGGACATGGGCGCGTCGGACGCGGGCGCCCCGCCGGCCGTCCTGGGCCTTCCCGACGGCGGCATCCCGCCCCCGGGCGTGGTGGCCCTGGCGGACGGCGGCACGACGGGCGACGCGGGCACGCTCGCGGGCGCGGCCAATGGGGATGGCGGCACGGTGTTCTCCGGCGCGCCGCTGCTGCTGGGCGGAACGGACGGCGGCTTCAACTACACCTACGCGAAGGACCTGGGCGCGAAGACGGGCGGCGTGCGCTTCTACTTCTACGAGCGCGAGCGCGACGTGGCCGAGCGGGCCGCCCCCATCATCGAGGAGGCGTACCGGTACCTGGTGGATCAGTTCAAGTACGTCCCCACGGAGACGTTCCCGTACATCCTCTACAGCAGCTACGCGGAGTTCCTCCAGACGAACGTGTTCGCGGTCTCCGAGGGCACGCTGGGCGTCACCTCCACGGAGGACCTGAAGCTGTCGCTGCCGTACCTGGGCGACCACCACCTCTTCGAGGAGATCAGCACGCACGAGATGGCGCACCAGTTCACCATCCAGAAGGTGCGCACCGTGGCCGAGCAGGCCAAGACCTTCGGGGATCCGCTGGGCGGCTATCCGCTGTGGTTCATCGAAGGCCTCGCGGAGTTCTACGCCAAGCGCGGGCTGGACCCCGAGGCGGAGATGATGGTGCGGGACCTGCTGGTGAACCCGGACCTGATGAAGGGCTACGCGTTCCTCGACTTCTTCTCCCCCGGGCCGTACGGCTACCTGTGGATCTACAAGGTCGGCCAGGCGCGCGTGGCGTTCCTGGAGGACGAGTACGGCGCGGGCATCACCCAGCGGCTCTTGGAGGAGGCGCCCCGGCTGGTGGGCGGCTCGCGCGACTCGCCGTCGCTCAAGTTCGAGGAGCTGCTGGAGCGGCTGACGGGGGATGACCCGAAGCGCATCTCCGCGCGGTTCGAGAACTGGCTCAAGCGCCGCGCGTTCAAGACGTACCTGGACTCGTCGCAGACGGCGCCCGCGCTGGACTCGCTGGGCGAGACGCCCGGAATCGTGACCGCGATGGCCAGCGGGCCGGACGGCAACGTGCTGGCGCTGCGCACCATCGTGCCGGAGACGGGCGAGAGCCGGCTGTACCTGACGGATCCGCGCACGCCGGGCAAGACGGTGAAGGTGGCGGGCGACGGCGTGCCGGGCGTGGAGTCCCTGCACCCGGTGTCCGGCCGCAACTTCGCGCTGACCAAGGACAAGATCGCGTTCGTGGCGGAGCGCACCGGGCGCGACGTGCTGTACGTGCAGGACTACGTGCACATCTCCGAGAAGCGGGCCACGGACGTGCTCGTGAGGCGCTCGGCCGTCCGCACCGGCATCGGCACGGAGGTGGGCCTCAACGTGCAACTGGACACGGGTGACCGGCGCCAGTACCGCATCGACAAGCAGGGCGTGCTGGCCATCTACTCGCCGGCCTTCTCCCCGGACGGGCGCTACGTCGCGTTCATCGGCATCAACGACGCGGGCCTGCGCGACGTGTACCTGGTGGACCTGACGCAGGGCGAGGACGCGAAGGTCCGCAAGCTCACCGACGACGTCTTCGCCGAGCGGCAGCTCACCTGGGGCCCGTCGGGCATCATCTACACGTCCGACGCGACGTCGCACCGCAAGTACAACCTCTTCCGCGTGAAGCCGGACGCGCCGGCGGGACAGGCCGAGCGCCTCACCAGCGAGGAGCGCGACGAGGCGGATCCGCTGGCGCTGCCCGACGGCCGCCTGTTCTTCGTGGCCTACAACAAGAGCAGCTCCGACCTGCACGAGCGGCTGGCGGACGGCCGCATCGTGCGGCGCACCGACCTGACGACGGGCGTCTTCGAGCCGGGCCCCGGCCCCGACGGCGGCCTGTGGATGCTCTTCCACATGAGCGGTGAGCGGAAGCCGTCCCTGCTGCGCCCGCCGCGCATGCTGTCGCTGGAGAGCGCGAAGGAGCCGCCGGCGGATCCGCCCTCCCCCATGGCCCTCAAGCCGCTCACCGACGCGCTGGACTACAAGCCCTTCACCCGGGAGAACATCGAGCTGGGGCCCATCTTCGGCTTCGCGGGCGCGGGCGGCGGAGGCTTCGTGGGCCAGGTGTTCGCGTCCGCGTCGGACCGGCTGCGCGACCACCAGATGGTCCTCACGCTGGCGGTGTACGGCTCCTTCGAGTTGACGGACGGCCTCCTGCTGTACGTCAACGACGAGAAGCGCGCGACGTGGGGTGGCGGTCTGTTCCAGTCGCTGCGCTTCCGCATCGACAAGACGTTCGACTACCTGCCGGCGAACCAGCGGCCGTTCTTCATCTCGTCGGAGCGCTACTTCGGCGCGTTGGGCAGCCTGCGCTACCCGCTCAGCACGTTCTTCTACCTCCAGGGCGACCTGAGCATCGGCGGCACGAAGTACTTCCTGGATGACTTCAGCGAGTTCTACCTGGCGTTCCCGGAGCGCAACGAGGCGAACCAGGATCTCCTGTCCGTGTGGCGCGCGGACAACCAGCACATCCGCTTCCAGACGGAGCTGAGCGGGCGCATCGGCTACGACAGCATCAAGTACCACTACGCGACGGGGCCGCTCTCGGGCAGCTCCGTGCTGCTGGAGGCCACCGCCGGCGTGCAGCCCTTCGACGGGCAGGCGTACGGCAACCTGCGCCTGGACGCGGAGCGGTACTTCCCCATCTACGGCCGCACCAACTTCTTCGCGCGCCTGGGTGCGGGCACCACGGTGGGCGGCCGCTACGCGCGCTCCTACTACCTGTCCAGCTTCGACACCCTGCGCGGCGTGAACTTCGGCGACGAGCGGTGGCTGCTGGGCCAGCACTTCGTCTACTCCACGCTGGAGGCGCAGTTGCCCCTCAACGACATCATCCGGGTGGCCTTCCTCAGCGACCTGGAGGCCATCGCCGCGGTGGACATGGGTGGCGTGGGCGACGGCGCGAGGGACCTGTGGGACCACCGCGTGCTCAACGCCGTCGTCGGCTTCAACCTGTCGCTGGGGCCCCTGCTGCTGCGCCTGCACTTCGCGCGGCCCTTCGACATCAACGCCGCCGCGGGCAAGCCCGACGAAGGCTGGGTGACGAACTTCTCCATCGGCGTCGCCGGCCTCAACGGCTTCTTCGACACCAAGGGCGACCGCAGGCCGGGGTCGTCCACGCCGGGGCCGGCGCTGATGCCGGCGCTGGGCGGCGGTTACACGACGCCCCTGGTGCACTGA
- the pbpC gene encoding penicillin-binding protein 1C — protein sequence MRRVRLNGRKWAGVALAGLVLLGTGLLAAWWVPLPERLAAPPSVVMAYRDGSPAYVFLAPDERWRIPAPKDRIDRAYVRALVALEDKRFFQHPGVDPLAALRALGLNLSRGRRVSGASTLTMQLVRVLEPRPRTFTSKVIESFRAAQLEARLSKQEVLEAYLQFVPYGRNVEGVEAAALAYFGHTAQHLSPAEIATLLAVPQNPNRRFPSPENRDRLRSARDDIARRLLESEGLVVDGVGADAVLAEVRATPVPDVLTPFPREAPHAASWLKARRPGATWLATTLDAGTQRFVERTMGEAARRLERQGIHNGAVVVADRESGELRALVGNFDFFDEKHGGQIIGFATPRSPGSALKPLLYALGIDQGLVGPETLVPDIPVAYGGYQPRNFDGRFLGLVRMESALSQSLNLPFVRLLERLGVEGFLGSLRQAGVTSLDPRPGHYGLSAAVGGLELTPLELTGVYLALAGDGQARPLRVLEEDAAPGKAQALVSPGAAWLTRQALALRDRPDFPERRRLTGLPARVHWKTGTSFGNRDAWAAGSGPKHTAVVWLGNFDHASSVHLVGAENAAPLLFDILEGVGPRGTALQAEDAAPPRDLVSVEVCAYSGHLPTDACTQRKRVDAVRTAVPTTPCPYHHRVEVDVASGLAVGPGCRDGRKTESRVYLTWPSSLRRWLAEQQRQLPEPPPLAPGCVAGGERDTPTILSPPEGLVALLIPGMNTEEQKIPLEAEAAHDRELTWFVDGAVLGTAKAAERLWWKPSVGTHDILVTDDRGLTARRTLVVRERQ from the coding sequence ATGCGTCGCGTGCGTCTCAATGGAAGGAAGTGGGCGGGGGTGGCGCTGGCGGGGCTCGTGCTGTTGGGCACGGGCCTGCTGGCGGCCTGGTGGGTGCCGCTGCCGGAGCGGTTGGCGGCGCCCCCCTCGGTGGTGATGGCGTACCGGGACGGGTCGCCCGCGTACGTCTTCCTCGCCCCGGACGAGCGGTGGCGCATCCCCGCGCCGAAGGACCGCATCGACCGGGCCTATGTCCGCGCCCTGGTGGCCCTGGAGGACAAGCGGTTCTTCCAGCACCCGGGCGTGGATCCGCTCGCGGCCCTGCGCGCCCTGGGGCTCAACCTGAGCCGGGGGCGGCGGGTGTCGGGGGCGTCCACGTTGACGATGCAGCTGGTGCGCGTGCTGGAGCCACGTCCCCGCACGTTCACCTCGAAGGTCATCGAATCGTTCCGCGCCGCCCAGTTGGAGGCGCGGCTGTCCAAGCAGGAGGTGCTGGAGGCGTATCTCCAGTTCGTGCCCTACGGGCGCAACGTGGAGGGCGTGGAGGCGGCGGCGCTCGCTTACTTCGGGCACACCGCGCAGCACCTGAGTCCGGCGGAGATCGCCACGCTGCTGGCGGTGCCGCAGAACCCGAACCGGCGCTTCCCGTCGCCGGAGAACCGGGACCGGCTGCGCTCGGCGCGGGACGACATCGCCCGCCGGCTGCTGGAGTCCGAGGGGCTGGTCGTGGACGGTGTGGGGGCCGACGCGGTGCTGGCGGAGGTGCGTGCGACGCCGGTGCCGGACGTGCTCACGCCCTTTCCCCGGGAAGCGCCGCACGCGGCGTCGTGGCTCAAGGCGCGGCGGCCGGGAGCGACGTGGCTGGCGACGACGCTGGACGCGGGCACGCAGCGCTTCGTGGAGCGCACGATGGGGGAGGCGGCCCGGCGGCTGGAGCGGCAGGGCATCCACAACGGCGCGGTGGTGGTGGCGGACCGGGAGTCCGGAGAGCTGCGCGCGCTGGTGGGCAACTTCGACTTCTTCGACGAGAAGCACGGCGGGCAGATCATCGGCTTCGCCACGCCGCGCTCGCCGGGCTCGGCGCTCAAGCCGCTGCTGTACGCGCTGGGGATTGATCAGGGGCTGGTGGGGCCGGAGACGCTGGTGCCAGACATCCCGGTGGCGTACGGCGGCTATCAGCCGCGCAACTTCGACGGGCGGTTCCTGGGGCTGGTCCGGATGGAGTCCGCGCTGTCGCAGTCGCTCAACCTGCCGTTCGTGCGGCTCCTGGAGCGGCTGGGCGTGGAGGGCTTCCTCGGATCACTGCGGCAGGCGGGCGTCACCAGCCTGGATCCACGGCCGGGGCACTACGGCCTGTCCGCGGCGGTGGGCGGGCTGGAGCTGACGCCGCTGGAGTTGACGGGCGTGTACCTGGCGCTGGCGGGGGATGGGCAGGCGCGGCCGCTGCGGGTGCTGGAGGAGGACGCGGCGCCCGGGAAGGCCCAGGCGCTGGTGTCACCGGGGGCGGCGTGGCTGACGCGGCAGGCGTTGGCGTTGAGGGACCGGCCGGACTTCCCGGAGCGCCGTCGGCTCACGGGGCTGCCCGCGCGCGTGCACTGGAAGACGGGGACGAGCTTCGGCAACCGGGACGCCTGGGCGGCGGGCTCCGGCCCGAAGCACACGGCGGTGGTGTGGCTGGGCAACTTCGACCACGCGTCGAGCGTGCACCTGGTCGGCGCGGAGAACGCGGCCCCGCTGCTGTTCGACATCCTGGAAGGCGTGGGGCCGCGAGGCACGGCATTGCAGGCGGAGGACGCCGCGCCGCCCAGGGACCTGGTGAGCGTGGAGGTGTGCGCGTACTCGGGGCACCTGCCCACGGACGCGTGCACGCAGCGCAAGCGGGTGGACGCGGTGCGCACGGCGGTGCCGACGACGCCGTGTCCGTACCACCACCGGGTGGAGGTGGACGTGGCGTCGGGCCTGGCGGTGGGGCCGGGCTGCCGGGACGGGCGCAAGACGGAGTCGCGCGTGTACCTCACGTGGCCGTCCAGCCTGCGCCGGTGGCTCGCGGAACAGCAGCGGCAGTTGCCCGAGCCGCCGCCCCTGGCGCCCGGCTGCGTCGCGGGAGGCGAGCGGGACACGCCGACCATCCTCTCGCCGCCAGAAGGGCTGGTGGCGCTGCTCATCCCCGGCATGAACACGGAGGAGCAGAAGATCCCGCTGGAGGCGGAGGCCGCGCACGACCGCGAGCTGACGTGGTTCGTGGACGGAGCCGTCCTGGGAACCGCGAAGGCCGCCGAGCGCCTGTGGTGGAAGCCGAGCGTGGGCACGCACGACATCCTCGTCACCGACGACCGCGGCCTCACCGCGCGGCGCACGTTGGTGGTGCGCGAGCGGCAGTAG
- a CDS encoding LVIVD repeat-containing protein — protein MNRFALVAATAFLAFGCGKDSSDNKAECQVEAIDLAGCDRSTLSAVQAEGIWNTNINFEDGYTGPAAIRFSPGDPLLIGLGMTTKQITPDTFFLASDVTGSDGSAVRYAFAGCKASGPGTVLGVARVCRNGETVRQGTFTATRVTRRDGESESDRVTLVGQTALPRGVPSSVVTAGGYAYVTAGDQGLFVYDVKDPAHPTLVSEQKFPSETYTTSLISGTTLYLGTYATGLRICDLSANPVVPLCDKTFLADLKVRVDSLAKDGNLLYVASPQPKSDVVVLDVTQPAAPTLVVRYTVEGSSTTLGEFPYALAVQDGRLYVSNWSYGVTVTDLANVATTKAPKLLGRFGGPATSALAVGKLGDATVVFQGSDAWGSSLLTLDATHPEAIVQRGELALRPEASLGGMVLSGTTLYVANYQDGLRVYDVSTLGTPKAAGYFNTWSESDTGRGQGFFEGLQGVHVADGLVYGWDTSRGLLIFRHTP, from the coding sequence ATGAATCGTTTCGCTCTCGTGGCCGCTACCGCGTTCCTCGCCTTCGGTTGTGGCAAGGACAGTTCCGACAACAAGGCCGAGTGTCAGGTTGAAGCCATCGACCTGGCCGGATGTGACCGGTCGACGTTGAGTGCCGTCCAGGCCGAAGGCATCTGGAACACCAACATCAACTTCGAGGACGGCTACACGGGCCCCGCCGCGATCCGCTTCTCACCCGGGGACCCGCTGCTCATCGGCCTGGGGATGACGACGAAGCAGATCACCCCGGACACGTTCTTCCTGGCCAGCGACGTGACCGGGTCGGACGGGTCGGCGGTGCGCTACGCGTTCGCGGGCTGCAAGGCCTCCGGCCCCGGCACGGTGCTGGGCGTGGCCCGCGTCTGCCGCAACGGGGAAACGGTGCGGCAGGGCACCTTCACCGCCACGCGCGTGACGCGGCGCGATGGCGAGTCCGAGTCCGACCGCGTGACGCTCGTGGGGCAGACGGCGCTGCCCCGCGGCGTGCCCTCCAGCGTGGTGACGGCGGGCGGCTACGCCTACGTGACCGCGGGAGACCAGGGCCTGTTCGTCTACGACGTGAAGGACCCCGCGCACCCCACGCTGGTGTCCGAGCAGAAGTTCCCCTCGGAGACGTACACCACCTCCCTCATCAGCGGCACGACGCTCTACCTGGGCACCTACGCCACGGGCCTGCGCATCTGCGACCTGTCCGCGAACCCCGTGGTCCCGCTCTGCGACAAGACGTTCCTCGCGGACCTGAAGGTGCGGGTGGACTCGCTGGCGAAGGACGGCAACCTGCTCTACGTCGCGTCGCCGCAGCCCAAGTCGGACGTTGTCGTGCTGGACGTGACCCAGCCGGCCGCGCCGACGCTCGTGGTGCGCTACACGGTGGAGGGCTCGTCCACTACCCTGGGCGAGTTCCCCTACGCCCTGGCCGTGCAGGACGGCCGCCTGTACGTGAGCAACTGGAGCTACGGCGTGACGGTGACGGACCTCGCGAACGTGGCGACGACGAAGGCCCCCAAGCTGCTGGGCCGCTTCGGTGGTCCGGCCACCAGCGCCCTGGCGGTGGGCAAGCTGGGTGACGCCACCGTCGTCTTCCAGGGGTCGGACGCGTGGGGCTCCTCGCTGCTCACGCTGGACGCCACGCACCCGGAGGCCATCGTGCAGCGCGGGGAGCTGGCGCTGCGTCCGGAGGCCTCCCTGGGGGGCATGGTCCTGTCCGGAACGACGCTCTACGTGGCCAACTACCAGGACGGCCTGCGCGTCTATGACGTGTCCACGCTGGGCACGCCGAAGGCCGCCGGGTACTTCAACACCTGGAGCGAATCTGACACGGGCCGGGGCCAGGGCTTCTTCGAAGGGCTCCAGGGCGTTCACGTCGCGGACGGGCTGGTGTATGGGTGGGACACGTCGCGCGGACTGCTCATCTTCCGCCACACCCCGTGA
- a CDS encoding CotH kinase family protein, with product MMRLRLLISLSMLLAACGGGTSNPDDPSVTDPGITVPDTTDAGVPDAGSVDAGTPDSGVPDAGSADAGTTDPGDGGSTDGGPQPVPEEQRPFTLPKVQTALPEYALIIPPEAMEKFNADPWTEEQDATFQANGKTFPVKVRLRGASARFFAKKSWNVSFADKDKFEGRTSLNLVAEYADASMIAEKISYDLLAAMRVPASKATFVRLNVNGHYEGVFLEVEQVNKAFLKARQFPDDDATIYRTGWKDTEFKTWKVPYQGDWVKKTNEKEPDDALWAVLDVINHTPEPQLVTALEKNLEVESYVRSMVLDALMSNNFVEDSESYFMHDQITGRWRYVPWDLNNVDARWWYTNTVEDQSASTSNMKHPLFNFTLLDGWVEKMYQQRKLEQGSYPGYLPVFSNLGTRVVMNPVLRARLEARLDKALDEFFTPEVMDPYIDQLHSLIDASMKTDPYMDYAKFSAGKAYMKRFVKVRRDFVVAEVKRLKAQQSTLVLEAFDPRAGWVEVGNHGTQAVSLQGMTLTTNLRVSLAGGDYAPTVVKAPTGAVLGNTTVAPGQTVRLTAASLGITFPASGEVGLFDGKTVVGVKDALFYGELPAGKHYARGAEGWEVR from the coding sequence ATGATGCGCCTACGACTCCTGATCAGCCTCTCGATGCTGCTGGCCGCCTGTGGCGGCGGCACGTCGAATCCCGATGACCCCTCCGTGACGGATCCCGGCATCACGGTTCCCGACACGACCGATGCAGGGGTGCCTGACGCGGGCTCCGTGGACGCCGGGACGCCGGACTCGGGAGTGCCCGACGCGGGCTCCGCGGACGCGGGGACGACGGACCCCGGGGATGGCGGGAGCACGGATGGCGGTCCGCAGCCGGTGCCGGAGGAGCAGCGGCCGTTCACGCTGCCGAAGGTCCAGACCGCGCTGCCGGAGTACGCGCTGATCATCCCTCCGGAGGCGATGGAGAAGTTCAACGCGGACCCGTGGACGGAGGAGCAGGACGCGACGTTCCAGGCGAACGGCAAGACGTTCCCGGTGAAGGTGCGGCTGCGCGGCGCCTCCGCGCGCTTCTTCGCCAAGAAGAGCTGGAACGTCAGCTTCGCGGACAAGGACAAGTTCGAAGGCCGCACGTCGCTCAACCTCGTGGCCGAGTACGCCGACGCGTCGATGATCGCGGAGAAGATCTCCTATGACCTGCTCGCCGCCATGCGCGTGCCGGCGTCGAAGGCGACCTTCGTGCGACTCAACGTGAATGGCCACTACGAGGGTGTGTTCCTGGAGGTGGAGCAGGTCAACAAGGCCTTCCTCAAGGCCAGGCAGTTCCCGGATGACGACGCGACCATCTACCGCACGGGCTGGAAGGACACGGAGTTCAAGACGTGGAAGGTGCCCTACCAGGGCGACTGGGTGAAGAAGACGAACGAGAAGGAGCCCGACGACGCGCTGTGGGCGGTGCTGGACGTCATCAACCATACGCCGGAGCCGCAGCTGGTCACCGCGCTGGAGAAGAACCTGGAGGTGGAGTCCTACGTGCGCTCCATGGTGCTGGACGCGCTGATGTCCAACAACTTCGTGGAGGACTCCGAGAGCTACTTCATGCACGACCAGATCACCGGCCGCTGGCGCTACGTGCCCTGGGACCTGAACAACGTGGATGCGCGTTGGTGGTACACGAACACGGTGGAGGACCAGTCCGCCTCCACGAGCAACATGAAGCACCCGCTGTTCAACTTCACGCTGCTGGATGGCTGGGTGGAGAAGATGTACCAGCAGCGCAAGCTGGAGCAGGGGAGCTACCCGGGCTACCTGCCGGTCTTCTCCAACCTGGGCACGCGCGTGGTGATGAACCCGGTGCTGCGCGCCCGGCTGGAGGCGCGGCTGGACAAGGCGCTGGACGAGTTCTTCACGCCGGAGGTGATGGACCCGTACATCGACCAGCTCCACTCGCTGATTGACGCGTCCATGAAGACCGACCCGTACATGGACTACGCGAAGTTCAGCGCCGGCAAGGCGTACATGAAGCGCTTCGTGAAGGTGCGCCGCGACTTCGTGGTGGCGGAGGTGAAGCGGCTGAAGGCGCAGCAGTCCACGCTGGTGCTGGAGGCTTTCGACCCGCGCGCGGGCTGGGTGGAGGTGGGCAACCACGGCACGCAGGCGGTGTCGCTCCAGGGCATGACGCTGACCACGAACCTGCGGGTGAGCCTGGCGGGCGGCGACTACGCGCCCACGGTCGTGAAGGCCCCGACGGGCGCGGTGCTGGGCAACACGACGGTGGCGCCGGGCCAGACGGTGCGGCTCACCGCCGCCTCGCTGGGCATCACCTTCCCCGCCAGCGGCGAGGTGGGCCTGTTCGACGGAAAGACGGTGGTGGGCGTGAAGGACGCGCTGTTCTACGGCGAGCTGCCCGCGGGCAAGCACTACGCCCGTGGCGCGGAGGGCTGGGAGGTGCGCTGA